In Sus scrofa isolate TJ Tabasco breed Duroc chromosome 14, Sscrofa11.1, whole genome shotgun sequence, the sequence GGACTATTTCTTTTGGGCCTGGCTGCGTGCCTACCTTCTGCCCTGTTGCTCGGTAGCAGGCAGAGGGCCTCCAAGGCTGTCCATGCCCTAGTCCCCCAAACCTGTGAATGCATTACGTTACATGGCAAAAGgcactttgcagatgtaattagggTTACAGACCCTAAAATAGGGAGGTTATCATGGATTATCTGGGTGGTTCCGATGTAATCACAGgagcccttaaaagcagagaattttCTCCAGCTCGAGTCAAAGACAAGGCAGAAGCGGAGTCAGACTTAAAGCAGAGGGACTCAGTGTGCTgttactggctttgaagatgaggGGGCCTCAGTCCTGAAGCCGCAGGGAACTGAATTCTGCTAACAGCCTGAATGAACTCGGAAGTGGGTTCCTCTCTAGTTGACCTTGAGACACCTTGACTTGGGCCGTGAGTCCTAAAGCAGAAGACCAGTCACTTTGTGTTCGACTTGCAACCCACAGAAAccgtgagataataaatgtgcgTTGtcttaagctgctaaatttgtggtaatttgttctaGAAGCGATAGAACAGTAACACACCTGACGTCACTGGGGCTCCAATTACCAGCTGAACCACAGCCCACACTCACCTGGAGGCCTTGGCCAACAGTTGCCAACCTTCCCTGaaatcccctccccttccctcctcactGACAGAGCCCCAGTTCTGTTGCTCAGAATATTCCCTgtcccagaaccacagcaaccaGACGTGGTGCAGTGATGCACGGCATGCACAGGGAAGCAGCTGCCTTGCTCATGGAGATGCTACTCTACGCCCTCTCTCCTGATCCTGCCTGGAACTTCGACATGACCTCCAGATGTGCAGCAGCTGCTGGGCCACCTTGAGCGGGAACACAAAAGCAAAAGTCAGGAGTAGCAACAGGGAACCTGGGGTGCTTCTGGCTCTGCCTGGTCCTGTCAGCTGCCTTCTCATTGCAGAGGAGAATCAGGCCCTCTGCTCCAAGCCCCAGATGCCACTCCTGGCTGGTGCAGGGGACTTCTTAAGAGCCATGTCCCGTAGGTGAGTGCtgccaggcagagagggagggaagggatgaGAAGAGGCAAGCCTCTGAATAGGACCTGAGTCACCTGCTGGGAAGGGGGTGCAGGGAAGGGAGGCTGCCAGGCCTCTGCTGCAGGGCTACTGCTGTCCTCTTGTTGCCTCTCCCTGACATGAGCTTGGCCATCAGTCCTCAGTCCCTATCCATGGATATTGGTCCCCGTCCCACGGCCTCTCCCCCAGGGCACACACATAGAGTCGCTCACAGCAAGAACCCAGCAGGCCCTGAgcccccatccatccaccccccaCCAGTCGCTGGGCCTTTGTTCAATGGATGTAGTAAAATTTGTGCTGAAGACAAGCAAACCCAACCTTTCCCCCTCAGTGGGCATCACATGACCTGGCAGGGGTCCTCTTTCCCCCGATGACCTCCCCCACTCAGCCGAAAAGGTCCAGATTTTAAGACAGTTGTCTGCCAGGAGACCACCAGGCTGCAAAAGCTGGGCCTAGGCTGGgtggtccatttggagctgtagccaccagcctacgccacagctgcagacacaccaaatccgagccgcatctgtgacctacagcacagctcaccgcaacaccagatccttaacccactgagcgagcgaggccagggattgaacctgcatcctcatggatactagtcaggttcatttctgctgagctacaacaggaactcctaaaaatcttttttaaaaaatagtggacAAAACATTTGGGCAGATTCTTTACAAAAGATATGTGAATGGTCATgttaacacatgaaaagatgctcaacattattagctGTCAGGGAAAAACCACGATTAAACCATGAAATGCCACTGCACATTCAGGAGAATGGCTAAATTAAAAAGACcgacaaataataaaaacaaaaaggctgaAAATGCCAAGTGCTGGTGAGGCTGAGGAGCATACAGAACCCTTATCCggtgctagtgggaatgtaaaacagtgtagtcactttggaaaacaatttcttCTACAGTTGAAGACATTCCTTATTACACTTAGCAATTCATTGACCCAAAAGAAGTGAAGGCATATGTCTACACAGCTTGTGCAGGAATGTTCACAGCTGttttattcatgatagccaatgGTTAGAAATAGCCAAAAAGGCCACCAACAGAGAAATGGGTTCATAAATTATGGTCTACCCATacagtggaacactactcagccatacaaagaatAGATGCTAATACATACAACAATATGCATGAATCTCAAAAGCTTTATCTGGAGGGAAGCCAGACACAAATGCATACATGTGGTGTGGAAAAGACAGCAAATTCTTCAAAGGCCAATCTGACCTATGGTGACAGAAGGCAGGTCTGTGGCTGCCTGGGGTCTGGGACGGGGTGGGGTTTTGACTGCAAAGGGGCATGAAGGAACTTCGGGGTAATGCGAATGTTCTAccttgatggtggtggtggttcatGGGTATGTACAcctgtcaaaactcatcaaatgtATGCTTAATATGGATacattttattgtttgtaaatCATGGCTCAATaaagttgactttttaaaaatcaatttcttgAAAATTCCTTCCTAACCATGCCCCTCTCAAACACTCCCCAGCATACACACCCTTCACAAgttgtattttcttccattgcgTATCCCAAGTttgtaattactattattattattatatatatatatatttttttttgctttttaagcccgcacctgaggcatatggaagttcccgggctaggggtcaaatcggagctactgccaccagcctaggccacagccacagcaatgcgggaggtgaaccacatctgagacctacgccacagctcatgacaatgctggatccttaacccactgagcaaggccacgatcaaacccacatcctcatggatactagttgggttcataacctatggagccacattgggaactccctgtaattgtTTCTAGTGGTTTCCTGTTAACTGCCTCTAGACAGGGAGCACCAAGAGGTCTCAAATTCCATCTCTCCGAGTCACCACTGACGGCCGAGCACCATgtctgcacatagtaggtgctcaacaggCACTCATTAAATGAGGGAATGAGGGAGCTTAGTAATGGAGAGGGCCAGAGGGGAGAGCAGCTGGCTGGGCCCCAGCCACACCTGCCGACCTAGAGCTCTGTGGCCTGGATGACTCCCGGGCCCCTCCACTCTGGGTCCTGGCTCCACCTGGGGAAGTTGAGTCTGTGCAATTCCTCAGCGATCTCCAGGAAGGTCTTGCCTTTGGTCTCAGGGAGGAACAAGCCAGTGTAGACGGCCctgcagacacagacacagatgaAAGGCACATAGAGGAAGTGGGACAAGCCCTCCTGTGGGTTAAGAGAGAACAGAGACCTGGTGTGGCCCACTTAGCCCTCGGACAGAAGGCCCCATGACAGGGCCTGATGAGGGGCTTGAGCCTCTTTGCTCAGATGTGCCCCATCCCCTTCGGTTTCACACTCCCTGGATGGAGCCTCCCCTGGCTGCCGATGGGGACAAAACCTCAGGAAGGCCTACCATGATGAAGGGGAACCCCAGCCCCACCACGAACAGCATGGTCCACATGAGCACCCCGCAGACCATGTAGGCAGCAGGCCGGGTCGTCTGGTCAAACAGCTCTGTGGCCAGGATCCCAGTCACTCCAGCTGGAAGGAGAGGTTCTGATGGGGCTGCCAGGCatgcctgcctcccccaccaccttGCCCCAGACAGGAAAGTGGGGGCCCCCAGTAGCTCCTCCAGCAACTCCCTCCCAGAAGCCTGTACAGGTGAGCGGGGCAGAGGCCACTCACCCATCCCTCACCCAGACAACCTTGCTCCTTCAGCAAGGCCCAAAGCCTGCAGCCCTTTGGGCCCACTCACCAGGGCCGATGCCAAAACTGAGGATGAAGGCAAAGATGCAGGACATGGCCAGGTACGGCATCCAGGGGAATGAGCTCTGTGCCAGAGGAGTGGGGTGAGGGGGCTGAGGGGAGCTCAGGCTGCCAGCACCCAGCCCTCATCTCCACCCAGCTACCTGCAGGCACAGGGCTGCGGTGAAGATGCTCGCCCAGCAGGTCATCAGGCCATAGCCCCCCATCAGCAGCATCCGCCGGCCCACCTTCTCGATCACCACACACTGCAAAGGAAAGGGGCCCTCTCTGAGGAACTAAGTACCCCTCAGGTCGGGGCCAGGCAGTAGGAAGGGACCTCATGGGGAGGCTGGAGTGCGTGTGAGGGGGGAGCAGGAGCAGTTTATCACTTCAGGGTATTAAGACATTAATTTCCCAGAGGTCTACGGTCACTcaacttcagtttccccatctcaaAATGGTGACGTGAGTGCCCAGcaaacagtaggtgctcaatacgtGTTCACTAACTCGCTGAATTTTGACAGAGTGACCTGAAGTGGAAGTGGCTTAGCGCGGAGACTAGCACCCCGAGGATTCACTGCAGGACTGGGGATCAGCCTGGAGCCAGACTCACGCTGACCAGCACCGCCAGCAGCTCGCAGCCCCCGGTCCCGATGGCCGCATACTGGACCTTGTCTGGGGGGATTCGCGCCTGGAGGAACACGGCGGACGCGTAGGCGTACACCTGCGGGACAGCCGAGGGGCCACTGCGGGCGGGCtccctcccagtccatcctgtaCCATTTTGTCCCACCTAATCCCACCTTAAGCCACCCtctgccacccccccacctcgCCCCGGCTCACCGCGTCATTTCCGCACAGCTCCATGGCCCCACCCAGCACCACCAGGCTGGCCACCTGCCTCCGCAGCGCTCGGTTCCCGAACAGCTCCCAAGGACGCTGTGCGCGGCGGCCCAGGCAGGCGATGCGCTCCTGCTCCAGCTCCGCCAGCTCCCCGCCAGGTCCGCTGGACCCCGCAGCCGATGCagcgctgggggagggggcaggcggAGGACTGTGATCTTTCCTCCCGCAGGCACCCACAGTGAGCTCCCCACTCCTTTCAAGGGCTCCCTTGGTTAGATGGGCATGCTTTTCCTTGTCCTGtcatttcactgagccacagaccAGAAAGGACTATAGCAACTTAAGGGGGGTGGTGTGGGAGAAAGGGGTCTGAGGTTCAAAACAAAGGACACAGCTGACGCAGATGCCACTGTCGTCGGGGTTCTCCACCCCTCCCTGTATCCAAGCCCTTTACTATGGGAGCTGACAGTTGCTCCCACAAAGGGCAGATGGTTGCCCTGGGCTGCGCCCTGTCCTCTGGATCTGTGGGAGCGCACCTGGAACCCTCCAGCCCAAGCCTTAAGAGACCTTGCCTGTTTCTACTTGCTCTTCTGTCATCATCGTAAAAACTAGCGGTGGGGTTGGCCCACTGGTCCCAGGAAGAAGCGGAGATAGCCTGATTGGAACGTCCTAGATCAGCCAACGCCCAGCTGACCCACATAAGCAACTGGGATGAGCAGAGTCTCTAGCCAAACCCAACCCACATCAGCCAACCTCAGAGAACTCTG encodes:
- the SLC2A11 gene encoding LOW QUALITY PROTEIN: solute carrier family 2, facilitated glucose transporter member 11 (The sequence of the model RefSeq protein was modified relative to this genomic sequence to represent the inferred CDS: inserted 1 base in 1 codon) yields the protein MRGLQRLVQGRILLLTICAAGIGGTFQFGYNLSIINAPTLHIQEFTNETWQMRTGRPLPDHLVLLVWSLIISLYPLGGLLGALLAGPLAIKLGRKKSLLVNNIFVVAAATLFGFSRRAGSFEMIMLGRLLVGVSAGVSMNVQPMYLGESAPKELRGAVAMTSAIFTALGIVMGQVVGLRELLGGPQAWPLLLASCLVPGLLQLASLPLLPESPRYLLIDRGDSEACLAALHRLRGPADLXGELAELEQERIACLGRRAQRPWELFGNRALRRQVASLVVLGGAMELCGNDAVYAYASAVFLQARIPPDKVQYAAIGTGGCELLAVLVSCVVIEKVGRRMLLMGGYGLMTCWASIFTAALCLQSSFPWMPYLAMSCIFAFILSFGIGPAGVTGILATELFDQTTRPAAYMVCGVLMWTMLFVVGLGFPFIMEGLSHFLYVPFICVCVCRAVYTGLFLPETKGKTFLEIAEELHRLNFPRWSQDPEWRGPGVIQATEL